The Elaeis guineensis isolate ETL-2024a chromosome 5, EG11, whole genome shotgun sequence DNA segment AGGACATGATAGAGAGAAGTTGAGAGAAAAAGCTTTaatatgaatactaaaaaaatatgagaagaatAAAAAATGGGAGAGAATAGGCTTTAAGGATGCAAAATGAATCGGGAAGCTTACAAGTTCAATCTCAACTTGAATCCAAACTTGACTTGATTCGTTTATTACCAAACTCAAataatttgaatattttttaagttGAGCTCAAATGAGAATACTTCATATAAAAACTTATGAACGTAGTTgactttatatatttttaataatattataatttatttataatatatattattaatttaatattttaaaatataatattatgttatatttgattttaactaCATTTTTAAGTTACGATCAAAGCTCAAATTTGAGATCGAATTTCAATTTGAATGTAGCTCAGTTGATATTTGAGTTGAATTGTtcttgagtttttttttaaaaaaaaaaattgagtcacgatcaaatttgaattgatctTTAGTCAAGTTTAGAGTCcgaatattttgaatcaagtcgaACTCAAAGTCATAACTATTCGGCTTGGCGTGATTGTATCCTTAGGCGTGACTGTGAAAATAGAATTATCTCTACAAAAATTGATTGTAATAACGTCTCTCAGCTTATTCTCCAAAAACATGGAAAGATGGATAGACAGCTAACTTCCCACTAGAACAGCATCCGATTTGAAGGGACATACACACGTTCTTCCTCTAATTGGGTGTCTGAAGAACTAGCATACTGCTCATTATATTTGTCACGAATTTGGATTCAAGTGGCGACGTTTCTTTGAATTAATTCCTGCAACCAAATTTAAAATACTTTTATCGAAAGAAAAATAGTACATGGCTGTTTAAAGAGCTTCTTGATTCTGATTTTTGAGGCTGCAGTTGTCCTCATCGGATACGAATCTTCTTAtatagagagagatagagagagagagagagagagagagagttggccTTAAGAACTACCATCATCGACCCAACTTCGTTTCAACCAGGCCCGATTTTGATACGGACCTGCCCATGGCTTTATCCAATGGTGAGGGACGACGGGTGGACCAAAGTTCACCAATAGTCTTATGAGGACTGAGGAGAGAGTTGGAAGGACGAGAGGGATAGGAGAAGAAACAAGGGGGACCGAAACAACGGAAGTGGCTTGAGGGTATCGGAAATGGCTCGATGGCACCCTAGCTTGCAACCGCGTCATGACGAAATAGATGTCGCACGGAGAAAACCTCCTCATGGAGGGCATGATTCATGAGGCTATTAGATCTCCTTCAACTGCTTGTGCTCGTCTCCGTCACAAGGGGAATCTCGTGGGAACCAAGCCTTTTCTTCCATTCTTAGCTCTGTGCCGACTGCCACTGGTCTAACCATCACCAACCAGCTGCCAACAACAATCATCAGATATTTATCTCTTCCCTCAAAGTCCAAATTTTTTCGTCCccaaatctttcttacaagcaatCATTGAGAGGTCCACCCCATTCGACCACGCAGTTTTCTCAGCAATTCACCTGTCCATGTTACACTAGACCCCAGAGGTCCCAGTCACGAATTAGACCGCGCCGGATCTTCTAAATAGActtcatgggtattagatatgaTAAATCATATCAAATTACCAACCATGAATTCTGGAGTCAGTGCTAGCTGACATTAGTTCATGAAGCACTCACGGCGTGTGGATTCAAACCATGGATCGCAAAATTTTATAGAAGACTACCATCCAAATCGTTCATTGTTAATTGAAGAGAAAAGCAGCAAAGTTTCTTTTCTTAATCAATTAACGTTACTACTTGGCCCTTTCCCTTTAATATTTATAGTTTTCGGAGAACAGATTgataagaaggaagaaagaaaagtgtTGAAATCCCAAAAAAAAGGAGAACACTGTTATTTACGCCGTATAACTATTCATTATGTCCCTCATTAGTGCTCGGTTCATTATAAACAAAGACCTACACCACTAAAGGCACCATAGTTTCACAGTTCGTTCTGACGACACGCCCAAAGTTCTTCCTCGGCAAACCAGACAGCCCCAAAGCATCAAAAAAAagtttcttttttcccttttttttgtcttttccttttgttttccTTCTCTGATCTCATCCCATCTCACCTAAGacctatcttttttctttttctttttctttttgaaaacttCATTCTACCATCTCTACAACAGCAGTAGCCACCATATAAACAGAGAGGATCAGAGCTTTAGAGACTGCTTTCAAGTTCCAATCCAGAAGCTTTTTTAGCCTCTGAGCAGTGAACCTCGAGAACCGAACATTTGCTCGAGGAGGATTACGATGGCCATGGCGACGGAGGCGTCGAAGCCCGGCTCGACGATGAGGCGGAAGACGTCGACACCGAAGACGACGCCTCCGACGGCCTCCTTCCGCCTGATCTCCGCCAGCTGCCGCTGCCGCTCGTCGTAGACCGCGCAGCACCGCTGCGAGTAGGACCCCTCGATCTCGTAGCGGGTGCCGACGCAGCTCTTGGCGCCGCCGTGGCACGGGGTCACGTGCGCCAGAGCCTTGGAGTGGAGCAGGTTCACGTGCTTCCGCATCGAGAACCGCGGGTTCGCCGCCTCCTCGCCGTCGTAGATCAGCCAGTGATCGCCCAGGCTCAGCCTCTGCACGCGAGAACACCACCGAGTCAAGATCCAAAATAAGTCGCCGAGTTTTTTTATTACGTCTCTTTCTTCGTTTGAATCAAAACCCTGACATTTTTTCACTCATTCTCAGCCGTTTTGAATCCAATTGCAGacttaagaaaaatataaatatcgGAGAAAATTTCTAGACGAAAACAAGTCTACGTTCCCCACAAATCTCCCTCCttgtttttggaaaaaaaatagaataatcaataatttgctcagaaattagaaaaataaagaaaatggtTAGGAAACAGCGctgtaaagataaagaaaaagttgCTAAAAATAGAAACATTACGGACCAATTCGTTCGACCTTATCATTCTCTTAAATCACCGAAATCGATTTCTCATAttcaaattaagaagaaaaataaaatatatttctaaTAAATATTCGAAAATAGAACCAGACCCATCAAGACTTCAACCATGTGAGATCTTTATTATCCTCGTTTAATGGTTTCTTCAGATCCGGAGATCGGCGACGGGATTTACCTTTCGCCGGATGGTGAGGAGCGGCTTGCCGGCGGCGTCCATGAGGACGATCTCCCCCTTATTCCCCGACGCGTAGTTATCGACTCGGAAGACGAGATTGCCCTTCGCGTCGAAGACCGTGAACCCGTTCCCGTTGAAGAGGAGCGACTTTCGCCACACCGTCAGCACCGCCGTCTCCGGCACCCCGCCGCCGCAGCATATGCCGGAGAAGTCCTCCCTGAGGGAGGCCTCGACGGAGGAGGCGTTCGGGTGTACCTTCGTCATTTCCACCGGATTTCGTTCGCCGGTCACCGGACACTGGAAGAAGAGGACGAGGACGAGAGCTTATTTTGTTTTACCGAGCTTTGGTGATGGAAGCGAGCAAGAGCTGTGCCGCTCGTATTTATACCCCGGGTGGACGAAAATGCCCTTGGAGAAGGTCAGAATTACTCTGCACGTGCACCGCAGCTGGGGGGTGGTGTCGAGAGGGGATTAAACTAATTACATTGGGAGTTTACGGGGGtttaataatgagattattaggTGTGGATTAGTATTTCTTTGCTTCAAAGGTAAGAGGGATTCGTGGCTCTAAGAGAGCCACGTGGCAGCTAGAAAGGGACTTATGGTGTATAATAGGGCGATGGGGATAGCCATAGGCCTTTGGGCGGCTTGGTGGGCGCGTCGTCACCATGATTACAGCTCCTATTGGAGGGCCTGGATCCATTTATAAAGACCATTAGAAGTTGGTTAAGAGTCcaagttaattaaatattgataagatattgttaaaaattataaaaaaattaggcgAGAAAGATAAGAAGTCAAAATTAATAGCTACATGCTAATGTTTGGTGATGAGATATTTTATTACTTTACTGAAACGATTGATTAGGCCTTtggaatttgaatttttttcctttttcaataTTAGCTTGATTGTATTCTAGAGTAGCTAGCTCTGCATCAGCTTTCACCctaagaaagaaaaatttaacaaaaaaggaGCTATGTGCATCAACATGGCTGaattattctaaaaaataataaattgggGCACTTGTTGCATGTATCCAAAAATTCATTGCAAGTGATGGTTAATATTCttatatttgatttctttaagtGGACCACTAGCTTGTCATTCAGCTGGAGTTTTATATGGTTGTTGCAAGGATGAATTTCTAaagtaaaaatataaaatgagTTGCAAGAATCAATTCTTCACTCACAATGTTAGGGATATTTTAAAgccaaattttaattaataatcaatataatataattatatatattttat contains these protein-coding regions:
- the LOC140858069 gene encoding protein LURP-one-related 8-like isoform X2; protein product: MTKVHPNASSVEASLREDFSGICCGGGVPETAVLTVWRKSLLFNGNGFTVFDAKGNLVFRVDNYASGNKGEIVLMDAAGKPLLTIRRKRLSLGDHWLIYDGEEAANPRFSMRKHVNLLHSKALAHVTPCHGGAKSCVGTRYEIEGSYSQRCCAVYDERQRQLAEIRRKEAVGGVVFGVDVFRLIVEPGFDASVAMAIVILLEQMFGSRGSLLRG
- the LOC140858069 gene encoding protein LURP-one-related 8-like isoform X1, whose protein sequence is MTKVHPNASSVEASLREDFSGICCGGGVPETAVLTVWRKSLLFNGNGFTVFDAKGNLVFRVDNYASGNKGEIVLMDAAGKPLLTIRRKGFDSNEERDVIKKLGDLFWILTRWCSRVQRLSLGDHWLIYDGEEAANPRFSMRKHVNLLHSKALAHVTPCHGGAKSCVGTRYEIEGSYSQRCCAVYDERQRQLAEIRRKEAVGGVVFGVDVFRLIVEPGFDASVAMAIVILLEQMFGSRGSLLRG